From a region of the Pseudoxanthomonas sp. X-1 genome:
- a CDS encoding TonB-dependent receptor, with product MTSRLAFASRLPVVLTVLAAPLHAQTTDGAAATDPSKPAELSQIVVYGDGAVRAEQTVSAQAIDLLAPGSSPLKAIARLPGVALQSSDPFGTYELGTRLSVRGFNQSQMGYTLDGVPLGDMFYNTWNGLHISRAIAAENIDRVVFAQGAGGLGVASTSNLGGSLQFHSRPLEDKAGGEVAATYGSDATTHVFARAETGQLSTGTRLSISGVYHDADKWKGSGTQPDRKLNTKWEQEIGRATLTTWVNYSLHRERNYADLSPATLRTIGYDLDFLAPDYATAILLSQVDANRKAAAARKPLPFPSAGTQFPAPYKTVNDTYYDSGGIRRDWLGASTLEVPVGDWLSLKGTYYRHTDKGSGGIYTPAVFSPDGFPLSVRTTEYGVDRDGALLEATATLGAHSVQATYWYEDNRGSTDRNYYAASLSHRPDVTDFLSDPFRSDFLTDLTTITNQVSLSDRWSVNDRLTIDAGFKGAKVRNGIVTRAGTPFINGHIEAKDWFQPQVGAAWRVGGSEFFANYAENMRAFQSSFRGPFGTTQAGFEAIRGTLKPETSRTVEGGWRFDADALRGSLTLYHVKFENRLLAAFSSANILGNPSVLQNVGSVTSQGVEAGLTWRIDPALSLIGSYSYNDSQYDDDTVNGTTTVPTRGVRPVDTPEQLAKLELNYDNGTLFGNLSGAYTSKRNVTYTGDVTTPGYTLVDATLGYRLAGGIWDNSEIQLNATNLLDKRYIAALGSGQFFNTAASLNNTMQAGAPRQVFVTLRKKF from the coding sequence ATGACATCACGCCTCGCGTTCGCCTCGCGGCTGCCGGTGGTCCTGACCGTGCTGGCCGCGCCGCTGCACGCCCAGACCACCGATGGCGCCGCCGCCACCGATCCTTCCAAGCCCGCCGAGCTGTCGCAGATCGTGGTGTACGGCGATGGCGCCGTGCGCGCCGAGCAGACGGTCTCGGCCCAGGCCATCGACCTGCTGGCGCCGGGCAGCTCGCCGCTGAAGGCCATCGCCCGGCTGCCGGGCGTGGCGCTGCAGTCCTCCGATCCGTTCGGCACCTACGAGCTGGGCACGCGCCTGTCGGTGCGCGGCTTCAACCAGAGCCAGATGGGTTACACCCTGGACGGCGTGCCGCTGGGCGACATGTTCTACAACACCTGGAACGGCCTGCACATCAGCCGCGCCATCGCCGCCGAGAACATCGACCGAGTGGTGTTCGCCCAGGGCGCCGGCGGGCTGGGCGTGGCCTCGACCAGCAACCTGGGCGGCAGCCTGCAGTTCCATTCGCGGCCGCTGGAGGACAAGGCCGGCGGCGAGGTGGCCGCGACCTATGGCAGCGACGCGACCACGCACGTCTTCGCCCGCGCCGAGACCGGCCAGCTGTCCACCGGCACGCGCCTGTCCATCTCCGGCGTCTACCACGACGCGGACAAGTGGAAGGGCAGCGGCACCCAGCCCGACCGCAAGCTCAACACCAAGTGGGAGCAGGAGATCGGCCGCGCCACGCTGACCACCTGGGTCAACTACTCGCTGCACCGCGAGCGCAACTACGCCGACCTCTCGCCGGCCACGCTGCGCACCATCGGCTACGACCTGGACTTCCTGGCGCCGGACTACGCCACGGCGATCCTGCTCTCGCAGGTCGATGCGAACCGCAAGGCCGCCGCCGCGCGCAAGCCGCTGCCGTTCCCGTCGGCCGGCACGCAGTTCCCGGCGCCGTACAAGACCGTCAACGACACCTATTACGACAGCGGCGGCATCCGCCGCGACTGGCTGGGCGCCAGCACGCTGGAAGTGCCGGTGGGCGACTGGCTGAGCCTCAAGGGCACCTACTACCGTCACACCGACAAGGGGTCGGGCGGCATCTATACGCCGGCGGTGTTCAGCCCCGATGGTTTCCCGCTGTCGGTGCGCACCACCGAATACGGCGTGGACCGCGATGGCGCGCTGCTGGAGGCCACCGCCACGCTGGGCGCGCACAGCGTGCAGGCGACCTACTGGTATGAGGACAACCGTGGCTCGACCGATCGCAACTACTACGCGGCCAGTCTGAGCCACCGCCCGGACGTGACCGACTTCCTCTCCGATCCGTTCCGCAGCGACTTCCTCACCGACCTCACCACCATCACCAACCAGGTGTCGCTGAGCGATCGCTGGTCGGTCAACGATCGGCTGACCATCGACGCCGGCTTCAAGGGCGCCAAGGTGCGCAACGGCATCGTCACCCGGGCCGGCACGCCGTTCATCAATGGCCATATCGAGGCCAAGGACTGGTTCCAGCCGCAGGTGGGCGCGGCCTGGCGCGTGGGCGGCAGCGAGTTCTTCGCCAACTATGCCGAGAACATGCGTGCCTTCCAGAGCTCATTCCGCGGGCCATTCGGCACCACCCAGGCGGGATTCGAGGCGATCCGCGGCACGCTCAAGCCGGAGACCTCGCGCACGGTGGAGGGCGGCTGGCGCTTCGATGCCGATGCGCTGCGCGGCTCGCTGACGCTGTACCACGTCAAGTTCGAGAACCGCCTGCTGGCGGCCTTCAGCTCGGCCAACATCCTGGGCAATCCCAGCGTGCTGCAGAACGTGGGCAGCGTCACCAGCCAGGGCGTGGAGGCCGGCCTGACCTGGCGCATCGACCCGGCGCTGTCGCTGATCGGCTCCTATTCCTACAACGACAGCCAGTACGACGACGACACCGTCAACGGCACCACCACGGTGCCCACGCGCGGTGTGCGGCCGGTCGACACGCCCGAGCAGCTGGCCAAGCTGGAGCTCAACTACGACAACGGCACGCTGTTCGGCAACCTGTCCGGCGCCTACACCTCCAAGCGCAACGTGACCTACACCGGCGATGTCACCACGCCCGGCTACACCCTGGTCGATGCGACGCTGGGCTACCGCCTCGCCGGCGGGATCTGGGACAACAGCGAGATCCAGCTCAACGCCACCAACCTGCTGGACAAGCGCTATATCGCCGCGCTGGGCTCGGGGCAGTTCTTCAACACCGCCGCCTCGCTCAACAACACGATGCAGGCCGGCGCGCCGCGGCAGGTGTTCGTGACCCTGCGCAAGAAGTTCTAG
- a CDS encoding GNAT family N-acetyltransferase, with translation MRDHALPALEVWILCDEASSPIGFMELDDNKVEALFIAPTSFRRGGGKVMLEHARKLKGALKVDVNEQNPRAVAFYLSNGFVISGRSPLDAQGLPFPLLHLDEASPSAA, from the coding sequence GTGCGCGATCATGCCTTGCCGGCTCTTGAAGTCTGGATCCTGTGCGACGAGGCGTCATCGCCGATCGGCTTCATGGAGTTGGACGATAACAAGGTGGAGGCATTGTTCATTGCTCCCACCAGCTTTCGGCGGGGCGGCGGAAAGGTCATGCTTGAGCATGCGAGAAAACTGAAAGGCGCCCTGAAGGTGGACGTCAACGAGCAGAATCCCCGTGCGGTCGCGTTTTACCTCTCCAATGGATTTGTCATCTCTGGCCGCTCCCCCTTGGATGCCCAAGGGTTGCCATTCCCGTTGTTGCATCTGGATGAGGCCAGTCCGAGCGCCGCATAG
- the mfd gene encoding transcription-repair coupling factor, producing the protein MSKPVPSPPLPRAGHARAWWRAPASPTALAWYLIQAARAHDGPLLAIAADNHAAHQIESDLHTLLGPDAALPVLPFPDWETLPYDRFSPHPDIVSQRLAALNRLPTLGRGIVVVPVQTLMQRLAPVARMSGSSFDYKVGEKLDFDTEKRRLEAASYRNVPQVQDPGDFAVRGGLLDVYPMGAKAPLRIELFDESIDTIRAFDPETQRSLEKTEAIRILPGREVPLDPRSVEKAMNALRERFDVDTRRSSLYQDLKSGLAPAGIEYYLPLFYEQTATLFDYVGDKALPVLADAALANADAFWLQAQSRYEQRRHDVEHPVLPPEELYLAPNPLRELLNQRPRVELCGPTHPRVEDAAPLGEVPLPPLPLAPRDAPAGQALRQFIEGYPGGVLVAADSAGRREALLEVMQSAGLKPQVVPDFTAFLGGRAASDGDAAPLKFVIAVSPLEDGFALEAPRIAVLTERQLFPERANQPHRRRRSGKEPEAIIRDLGELSEGAPIVHEDHGVGRYRGLVTLEAGGMPAEYVEIEYAKGDRLYVPVAQLHLISRYSGASVETAPLHSLGGEAWTKAKRRAAEKVRDVAAELLEIQARRQARAGLALDVDRAMYEPFAATFPFEETPDQHAAIEAVLRDLASSQPMDRVVCGDVGFGKTEVAVRAAFAAASAGKQVAVLVPTTLLAEQHYRNFRDRFADWPLRVEVLSRFKSTKEIKAELAKVAEGQLDVIVGTHRLLQADVKFKDLGLVIVDEEQRFGVRQKEALKAMRANVHLLTLTATPIPRTLNMAMAGLRDLSIIATPPANRMAVQTFVTVWDEALLREAFQRELARGGQVYFLHNDVESIGRMQRDLQALVPEARIGVAHGQMPERELEQVMLGFQKQRFNVLLCSTIIESGIDIPNANTIIINRADRFGLAQLHQLRGRVGRSHHRSYAYLVAPETRALTDDARRRLEAISSMDELGAGFMLSTHDLEIRGAGELLGEDQSGQMAEIGFSLYTELLDRAVRSIRRGHLPDVDVGEEARGAEIGLHVPALIPEDYLPDVHTRLTLYKRISSARDVDELRELQVEMIDRFGLLPDPVKHLFATAELKLSADALGIRKLELGESGGRIVFEAKPKVDPMTVIQLIQKQPRIYAMDGPGKLKIKLPLPEPADRFNAAKGLMAALAPAG; encoded by the coding sequence ATGAGCAAGCCCGTCCCTTCCCCGCCGCTGCCTCGCGCCGGCCACGCGCGCGCCTGGTGGCGCGCCCCCGCCTCCCCGACCGCCCTGGCCTGGTACCTGATCCAGGCCGCGCGCGCCCACGACGGCCCGCTGCTGGCCATCGCCGCGGACAACCACGCCGCGCACCAGATCGAATCGGACCTGCACACCCTGCTCGGCCCCGACGCCGCGCTGCCGGTGCTGCCGTTCCCGGACTGGGAAACCCTGCCCTACGACCGCTTCAGCCCGCATCCTGACATCGTCTCCCAGCGCCTGGCCGCGCTGAACCGCCTGCCCACCCTGGGGCGCGGCATCGTCGTCGTGCCGGTGCAGACCCTGATGCAGCGCCTGGCGCCGGTGGCGCGCATGTCCGGCAGCAGCTTCGACTACAAAGTCGGCGAGAAGCTGGACTTCGACACCGAGAAGCGCCGGCTGGAGGCGGCCAGCTACCGCAACGTGCCGCAGGTGCAGGACCCGGGCGACTTCGCCGTGCGTGGCGGCCTGCTGGACGTCTATCCGATGGGCGCCAAGGCGCCGCTGCGCATCGAGCTGTTCGACGAGAGCATCGACACCATCCGCGCCTTCGACCCGGAGACCCAGCGCTCGCTGGAGAAGACCGAGGCGATCCGCATCCTGCCCGGGCGCGAGGTGCCGCTGGACCCGCGCAGCGTGGAGAAGGCGATGAACGCGCTGCGCGAGCGCTTCGACGTGGACACGCGCCGCAGCAGCCTCTACCAGGACCTCAAGTCCGGCCTGGCACCGGCCGGCATCGAGTACTACCTGCCGCTGTTCTACGAGCAGACCGCCACCCTGTTCGACTACGTGGGCGACAAGGCGCTGCCGGTGCTGGCCGATGCCGCGCTGGCCAACGCCGACGCGTTCTGGCTGCAGGCGCAGTCGCGCTACGAGCAGCGCCGGCACGACGTCGAGCACCCGGTGCTGCCGCCCGAGGAGCTGTACCTGGCGCCCAACCCGCTGCGCGAGCTGCTCAACCAGCGCCCGCGCGTGGAGCTGTGCGGGCCGACGCATCCGCGCGTGGAGGACGCCGCGCCGCTGGGCGAGGTCCCGCTGCCGCCGCTGCCGCTGGCCCCGCGCGACGCGCCCGCCGGCCAGGCGCTGCGCCAGTTCATCGAAGGCTACCCCGGCGGCGTGCTGGTAGCGGCCGATTCGGCCGGCCGCCGCGAGGCGCTGCTGGAGGTGATGCAGTCGGCCGGGCTGAAGCCGCAGGTGGTCCCCGACTTCACCGCCTTCCTCGGCGGACGCGCTGCCAGCGACGGCGATGCCGCGCCGCTGAAGTTCGTCATCGCCGTGTCGCCGCTGGAAGACGGCTTCGCCCTGGAGGCCCCGCGCATCGCGGTGCTGACCGAGCGCCAGCTGTTCCCCGAGCGCGCCAACCAGCCGCATCGCCGGCGCCGCAGCGGCAAGGAGCCCGAGGCGATCATCCGCGACCTGGGCGAGCTGTCCGAGGGCGCGCCGATCGTGCACGAAGACCACGGCGTGGGCCGCTACCGCGGCCTGGTGACGCTGGAGGCCGGCGGCATGCCGGCCGAGTACGTGGAGATCGAGTACGCCAAGGGCGACCGTCTGTACGTGCCGGTGGCCCAGCTGCACCTGATCAGCCGCTACTCCGGCGCCTCGGTGGAGACCGCGCCGCTGCATTCGCTCGGCGGCGAGGCCTGGACCAAGGCCAAGCGCCGCGCCGCGGAGAAGGTGCGCGACGTGGCCGCAGAGCTGCTGGAAATCCAGGCCCGCCGTCAGGCCCGTGCCGGCCTGGCGCTGGACGTGGACCGCGCCATGTACGAGCCCTTCGCCGCGACCTTCCCCTTCGAGGAGACGCCGGACCAGCACGCGGCCATCGAGGCCGTGCTGCGCGATCTGGCCAGCAGCCAGCCGATGGACCGGGTGGTCTGCGGCGACGTGGGCTTCGGCAAGACCGAGGTCGCCGTGCGCGCGGCCTTCGCCGCGGCCAGCGCCGGCAAGCAGGTGGCCGTGCTGGTGCCGACCACGCTGCTGGCCGAGCAGCACTACCGCAACTTCCGCGACCGCTTCGCCGACTGGCCGCTGCGCGTGGAAGTGCTCTCGCGCTTCAAGTCGACCAAGGAGATCAAGGCCGAGCTGGCCAAGGTGGCCGAGGGCCAGCTGGACGTGATCGTCGGCACCCATCGCCTGCTGCAGGCCGACGTCAAATTCAAGGATTTGGGCCTAGTGATCGTCGATGAGGAGCAGCGCTTCGGCGTGCGCCAGAAGGAGGCGCTCAAGGCCATGCGCGCCAACGTGCACCTGCTCACCCTGACCGCCACGCCGATCCCGCGCACGCTCAACATGGCCATGGCCGGCCTGCGCGACCTGTCGATCATCGCCACCCCGCCGGCCAACCGCATGGCGGTGCAGACCTTCGTCACCGTCTGGGACGAGGCGCTGCTGCGCGAGGCCTTCCAGCGCGAGCTCGCCCGCGGCGGCCAGGTGTACTTCCTGCACAACGACGTGGAGAGCATCGGCCGCATGCAGCGCGACCTGCAGGCGCTGGTGCCCGAGGCGCGCATCGGCGTGGCCCACGGTCAGATGCCCGAGCGCGAGCTGGAACAGGTGATGCTGGGCTTCCAGAAGCAGCGCTTCAACGTGCTGCTGTGCTCGACCATCATCGAGTCGGGCATCGACATCCCCAACGCCAACACCATCATCATCAACCGCGCCGACCGCTTCGGCCTGGCCCAGCTGCACCAGCTGCGCGGCCGCGTCGGCCGCTCGCACCACCGCTCCTACGCCTATCTGGTCGCGCCGGAAACCCGCGCGCTGACCGACGACGCGCGACGCCGGCTGGAGGCGATCTCCTCGATGGACGAACTGGGCGCCGGCTTCATGCTCTCCACCCACGACCTGGAGATCCGCGGCGCCGGCGAACTGCTGGGCGAGGACCAGAGCGGCCAGATGGCCGAGATCGGATTCAGTCTGTACACCGAGCTGCTGGACCGCGCCGTGCGCTCGATCCGCCGCGGCCACCTGCCCGACGTGGACGTCGGCGAAGAAGCCCGCGGCGCCGAGATCGGCCTGCACGTGCCGGCCCTGATTCCCGAGGACTACCTGCCCGACGTGCACACCCGCCTGACCCTGTACAAGCGCATCTCCAGCGCCCGCGACGTGGACGAGCTGCGCGAGCTGCAGGTCGAGATGATCGACCGCTTCGGCCTGCTGCCCGACCCGGTCAAGCACCTGTTCGCCACCGCCGAACTCAAGCTCAGCGCCGACGCGCTGGGCATCCGCAAGCTGGAGCTGGGCGAGAGTGGCGGCCGCATCGTGTTCGAGGCCAAGCCCAAGGTCGACCCCATGACCGTCATCCAGCTGATCCAGAAGCAGCCCCGCATCTACGCCATGGACGGCCCGGGCAAGCTGAAGATCAAGCTGCCCCTGCCCGAGCCGGCCGACCGGTTCAACGCGGCCAAGGGGCTGATGGCGGCGCTGGCGCCGGCGGGGTGA
- a CDS encoding GNAT family N-acetyltransferase — MSGQKRLPPWHENFRLRDGRELLIRPIRQEDAAPIRGAFELLEPIEIRQRFLTTMAELPADQAARLCSPDPRTEFALVAAEPLPPGEALVGAVARARVLPEGQQAEYAVLVSRFIAGQGIGRHLMRRLVKWARGRNLRQLRGDVQDDNQPMLQLVKSLGFRVLPERPAQGLVRVVLDLDTADGRLPAETAGPV, encoded by the coding sequence ATGAGCGGGCAAAAGCGACTGCCGCCGTGGCATGAGAACTTCCGGTTGCGTGACGGCCGGGAACTGCTGATCCGCCCCATCCGGCAAGAGGATGCGGCGCCGATCCGTGGTGCATTCGAGCTGCTGGAACCGATCGAGATCCGCCAGCGCTTCCTCACGACCATGGCCGAACTTCCGGCGGACCAGGCCGCGCGCCTGTGCAGTCCGGACCCCAGAACCGAATTCGCCCTGGTGGCGGCCGAGCCCTTGCCGCCCGGCGAGGCGCTGGTGGGCGCGGTGGCCCGGGCGCGGGTGCTGCCCGAAGGCCAGCAGGCCGAGTACGCCGTGCTGGTCAGCCGCTTCATCGCCGGCCAGGGCATCGGACGCCATCTGATGCGCCGGCTGGTGAAGTGGGCGCGCGGGCGCAACCTGCGCCAGCTGCGCGGCGATGTGCAGGACGACAACCAGCCGATGCTGCAGCTGGTCAAGTCGCTCGGCTTCCGCGTCCTGCCCGAGCGCCCGGCCCAGGGGTTGGTGCGCGTGGTGCTGGACCTGGACACCGCCGACGGCCGCCTGCCCGCCGAGACCGCCGGACCGGTCTGA